In Quercus robur chromosome 10, dhQueRobu3.1, whole genome shotgun sequence, a genomic segment contains:
- the LOC126703720 gene encoding glyceraldehyde-3-phosphate dehydrogenase, cytosolic yields the protein MGKVKIGINGFGRIGRLVARVALQRDDVELVAVNDPFITTDYMTYMFKYDTVHGQWKHHDIKVKDSKTLLFGEKAVTVFGVRNPEEIPWGECGADIVVESTGVFTDKEKAAAHLKGGAKKVIISAPSKDAPMFVVGVNEHEYKPELNIISNASCTTNCLAPLAKVINDRFGIVEGLMTTVHSITATQKTVDGPSSKDWRGGRAASFNIIPSSTGAAKAVGKVLPVLNGKLTGMAFRVPTVDVSVVDLTVRLQKGATYDQIKAAIKEESEGKLKGILGYTEDDVVSTDFIGDSRSSIFDAKAGIALNDNFVKLVSWYDNEWGYSSRVVDLIVHVASKCG from the exons ATGG GGAAGGTCAAGATCGGAATCAACG GATTTGGAAGAATTGGACGTTTGGTTGCCAGGGTTGCTCTGCAGAGAGACGATGTTGAACTCGTCGCTGTTAACGATCCTTTCATCACTACCGATTACATG ACCTACATGTTCAAGTATGATACAGTTCATGGTCAGTGGAAGCATCATGATATCAAGGTTAAGGACTCTAAGACTCTTCTCTTTGGCGAGAAGGCTGTTACTGTCTTTGGTGTCAG GAACCCAGAGGAGATCCCTTGGGGTGAGTGCGGAGCTGATATCGTTGTAGAGTCCACTGGAGTGTTCACTGACAAGGAAAAGGCTGCTGCTCACTTGAAG GGTGGTGCAAAGAAGGTCATCATCTCAGCCCCAAGCAAGGATGCTCCCATGTTTGTAGTGGGTGTCAACGAGCATGAATACAAGCCTGAGCTTAACATCATTTCCAACGCTAGCTGCACTACCAACTGCCTGGCTCCTCTTGCAAAG GTTATTAATGATAGATTTGGCATTGTTGAGGGTCTCATGACTACTGTTCACTCCATCACTG CCACCCAGAAAACTGTTGATGGGCCATCTAGCAAGGACTGGAGAGGTGGAAGAGCTGCTTCCTTCAACATTATTCCTAGCAGCACAGGAGCTGCTAAG GCTGTTGGAAAAGTGTTGCCTGTATTGAATGGGAAATTAACTGGAATGGCTTTCCGTGTTCCTACCGTAGATGTTTCAGTGGTTGACCTCACTGTGAGGCTGCAGAAGGGGGCAACCTATGATCAAATTAAAGCTGCTATCAA GGAGGAGTCTGAGGGGAAATTGAAAGGAATCTTGGGTTACACCGAGGATGACGTGGTTTCCACTGACTTTATTGGTGACAGCAG GTCAAGTATTTTTGATGCAAAGGCTGGAATTGCTTTGAATGATAACTTTGTTAAGCTCGTGTCATGGTATGACAACGAGTGGGGTTACAG CTCACGTGTGGTTGACCTGATTGTCCATGTTGCATCCAAGTGTGGTTGA
- the LOC126702570 gene encoding uncharacterized protein LOC126702570, which produces MATSAFKSTTKRTSIGAATSSSTDDSAATSSNRSSSAAARLRRSRSLSRFSRPSYSGRDAFDDDVVVPAPRGKFVNTTRGSGFPEISLDDLAIEFFDSSGDRGRSSAKGISDDVTEDLKSSSSAASQRRGRSVSRQSARAASGGDGRGSVCNNSGGGRVVSESNPRRRRSVSVVRYQISDSESDLDHSQNSSNRANPKSVGSGNKQTRPAVSNQRQVLRRSFSQKDLKSHDGYSSQSSVLTDDEGRDGRSSRSGIEKTIRAVYAQKKAEHPSEDDVNGGLYAVMRNELRNAVEEIKMELEQAMEKKKTSSDSASGDCMQSNDSDVLQAVSSIRRNYSTKLGQSEKRKQDLLAKIVLEEQRGRELSKIVKEMLPDTKKKELLPDPKKNAVEKPARARRRSNDRSRMSKRLTEEAEKYIEDFISNVEDTTDISSLDGERSDTSSSIGVIVKPETLYSPAVYNSLPVEMDGVVLPWLQWETSNEGTPQLCKSKAEPPTTPNTLRNAAQGVYTAQDQSNRSTSSRGSWSPGVIVNLSMKIEEDTGRKFGEPVNYRSQSCSGESRGGLWLDMDDYLKPQSTEEFIIERWKQKERISSGSLLLCNHMFF; this is translated from the exons ATGGCGACATCGGCGTTCAAATCCACGACGAAGAGAACTTCGATCGGAGCTGCCACGTCATCTTCCACGGATGACTCCGCCGCCACCTCCTCCAACCGCAGCTCCTCCGCCGCAGCTCGCCTCCGCCGCTCTCGCAGCCTCAGCCGATTCTCTCGCCCGAGCTACTCCGGACGCGATGCCTTCGACGACGACGTCGTGGTTCCGGCGCCGAGAGGGAAGTTCGTCAACACGACGCGTGGCTCCGGGTTCCCGGAGATCAGCCTCGACGACCTCGCCATCGAGTTCTTCGACTCCTCCGGCGATCGGGGACGCTCTTCGGCTAAGGGAATCTCCGACGACGTAACCGAAGATTTGAAATCTTCGTCCTCGGCGGCGTCGCAGAGGCGAGGGAGGTCGGTGTCGAGGCAGAGCGCGAGAGCTGCGAGTGGCGGAGATGGGAGGGGCAGTGTGTGTAATAATTCCGGCGGAGGAAGGGTAGTTTCGGAAAGTAATCCGAGACGACGTCGCTCCGTTTCGGTGGTTCGGTATCAGATTAGCGATTCGGAG AGTGATCTAGATCATTCTCAGAATTCAAGCAATCGTGCTAATCCGAAGAGCGTTGGTAGTGGAAACAAACAGACACGACCAGCAGTTTCAAATCAAAGACAAGTATTGAGAAGGTCTTTTAGTCAAAAAGATTTGAAGTCTCATGATGGCTATTCT AGCCAGTCTTCGGTCCTTACTGATGATGAAGGAAGGGATGGTCGTTCCAGTAGAAGTGGGATTGAGAAGACAATACGGGCAGTTTATGCACAAAAGAAG GCCGAGCACCCTTCTGAGGATGATGTTAATGGTGGACTGTATGCAGTAATGAGAAATGAACTTAGAAATGCTGTGGAGGAGATCAAGATGGAACTTGAACAA gcaatggagaaaaaaaaaacctcctctGATTCAGCAAGTGGGGATTGCATGCAGTCCAATGATTCTGATGTTCTTCAGGCCGTCTCTTCAATCAGAAGGAATTACTCCACCAAATTGGGGCAG TCAGAGAAGCGTAAACAAGATCTATTGGCTAAAATAGTATTGGAGGAGCAACGTGGTAGGGAGCTGTCTAAGATTGTGAAGGAAATGCTTCCTgatacaaagaaaaaggaattgcTTCCTGATCCAAAGAAAAATGCTGTAGAAAAACCTGCACGAGCCAGAAGG AGGAGTAATGACCGAAGTAGGATGTCAAAGCGATTGACTGAGGAGGCAGAGAAGTATATTGAGGACTTCATTTCTAATGTTGAAGATACAACAGACATTTCATCTCTTGACGGAGAAAGGAGTGATACTAGCTCATCTATAGGAGTAATTGTAAAGCCAGAAACTCTTTATAGTCCGGCAGTATATAATTCTCTTCCTGTTGAAATGGATGGGGTTGTACTGCCTTGGTTACAGTGGGAAACTAGTAATGAAGGTACTCCTCAATTATGCAAGAGTAAGGCGGAGCCTCCTACGACTCCAAATACATTACGCAATGCAGCTCAG GGAGTGTATACTGCACAAGACCAAAGTAATCGTTCTACCAGCAGTCGTGGGAGTTGGAGTCCTGGAGTTATTGTCAACCTGTCAATGAAAATAGAAGAAGATACAGGGAGAAAATTTGGAGAACCTGTTAATTATCGTAGCCAATCTTGTTCTGGTGAATCGAGAGGGGGGTTATGGCTTGACATGGATGATTACCTCAAGCCTCAAAGCACTGAAGAATTTATCATTGAAAGGTGGAAGCAAAAAGAGAGAATTAGTTCAGGCAGTCTTCTGCTTTGTAATCACATGTTTTTTTAG